A window of Cucurbita pepo subsp. pepo cultivar mu-cu-16 chromosome LG06, ASM280686v2, whole genome shotgun sequence contains these coding sequences:
- the LOC111797305 gene encoding CBL-interacting serine/threonine-protein kinase 5-like, with amino-acid sequence MEERHVLFGKYEIGRLLGKGTFAKVYYGKELESGDSVAIKVLNKDQVKKEGMMEQIKREISVMRLVRHPNIVELKEVMATKTKIFFVMDYVRGGELFAKVARGRLKEDVARKYFQQLISAVDYCHSRGVSHRDLKPENLLLDENEDLKISDFGLSALPEQLRNDGLLHTQCGTPAYVAPEVLRRKGYDGAKADIWSCGVILYVLLAGFLPFQDENIMTMYKKVFKAEFECPPWFSAEAKRLISKILVVDPERRITIGAITRVPWFRKDFSRSLSFTMKELVTAKTEDSDSESPKLSTPKFFNAFEFISTMSSGFDLSSLFENKRKTGSIFTSRCSVSTIMEKIETVAKRLSFKVSEVKDFKLRLQGPGEGRKGKLSVTAEVFEIAPEVAIVEFSKSAGDTLEYSKFCEEDVRPALKDIVWTWQGDCVPTGDGRHGQLNGDGFL; translated from the coding sequence ATGGAGGAGAGGCATGTTCTGTTTGGTAAATATGAGATTGGGAGGTTGCTTGGGAAGGGGACTTTTGCTAAGGTCTATTATGGAAAAGAATTGGAGTCTGGAGATAGTGTAGCGATTAAGGTTTTAAACAAGGATCAGGTCAAGAAGGAAGGGATGATGGAGCAGATCAAGCGCGAGATCTCCGTTATGCGTCTTGTTCGTCATCCAAACATTGTTGAGTTGAAGGAAGTAATGGCGACGAAGACGAAGATCTTCTTCGTTATGGATTATGTTCGCGGTGGTGAGCTTTTTGCCAAAGTTGCAAGAGGAAGACTCAAGGAAGATGTGGCTCGGAAGTATTTCCAGCAGTTAATCAGTGCCGTCGATTACTGTCATAGTCGTGGAGTTTCTCACCGCGATTTGAAGCCGGAGAATCTTTTGCTGGATGAGAACGAAGATCTCAAGATCTCCGACTTTGGACTCTCCGCTCTACCTGAACAGCTTCGGAACGATGGTCTTCTCCACACGCAGTGCGGGACTCCGGCCTACGTCGCACCGGAAGTACTAAGAAGAAAGGGCTACGATGGAGCCAAAGCCGATATCTGGTCTTGCGGCGTGATTTTGTATGTTTTGTTAGCAggatttcttccatttcaggATGAGAACATCATGACTATGTATAAGAAGGTTTTCAAAGCCGAATTCGAATGTCCGCCATGGTTCTCCGCTGAAGCGAAGCGTTTGATTTCAAAAATCCTCGTCGTAGATCCAGAAAGACGAATCACAATCGGAGCAATCACGCGAGTTCCTTGGTTCCGCAAAGATTTCTCGAGATCGCTCTCGTTCACGATGAAAGAATTAGTCACAGCGAAAACAGAGGATTCCGATTCCGAGAGTCCAAAACTATCGACGCCAAAATTCTTCAATGCGTTCGAGTTCATATCGACGATGTCATCGGGATTCGATCTATCGAGCTTATTCgaaaacaaaaggaagacGGGATCCATATTCACATCGAGATGCTCAGTGTCGACGATCATGGAGAAAATCGAGACGGTGGCGAAGAGACTGAGCTTCAAGGTCTCGGAAGTGAAAGACTTCAAGCTCCGGCTGCAAGGTCCAGGGGAGGGGCGAAAAGGAAAGCTATCTGTGACGGCGGAGGTGTTCGAAATAGCGCCGGAAGTTGCCATAGTGGAATTTTCAAAGTCGGCCGGGGATACTCTGGAATATTCGAAGTTCTGTGAAGAAGACGTTCGGCCGGCGTTGAAGGACATCGTTTGGACGTGGCAAGGTGATTGTGTCCCTACCGGTGACGGACGTCACGGCCAACTTAACGGCGACGGCTTTTTGTGA
- the LOC111797242 gene encoding probable WRKY transcription factor 40: MDIFLDLNMDPSSSYANSAMDDPLHPSKKHKFEEEMYWENEHLSLSLANKAQGSDSSRRLEEELDRKMVENGKLSQMLRIMYEKYINLQKQVMCLVSHQKQSSEMEALISSRKREEEEEEEEEEEEGICSTRDEDFNRWLKRPRLNGNPKVSKVFVHKDASDPSLVVKDGYQWRKYGQKVTRDNPSPRAYFKCSSAPNCPVKKKVQRSLEDPAILVATYEGEHNHASHFQTELSLRSINGGKGSAVPVLATIKPSCATVTLDLIHEDGLFKSPKDYASSELAVSTEAAVWQEFLVQQMASSLKKDPEFAGIVAGAISDKVLGNQTN, encoded by the exons ATGGATATTTTCTTGGATCTTAACATggatccttcttcttcttatgcTAATTCCGCCATGGATGACCCTCTTCATCCTTCT AAAAAACACaagtttgaagaagaaatgtaTTGGGAGAACGAACATCTCTCATTGAGCTTGGCAAACAAG GCGCAGGGAAGTGATTCGAGTCGGAGATTGGAAGAAGAGTTGGATAGGAAAATGGTGGAGAATGGGAAGCTAAGTCAGATGTTGAGAATAATGTATGAGAAATACATTAATCTTCAGAAGCAAGTGATGTGTTTGGTGAGCCATCAAAAGCAGAGCTCAGAAATGGAAGCTCTAATTTCTTCaaggaagagagaagaagaagaagaagaagaagaagaagaagaagaagggatttGCAGCACAAGAGATGAAGATTTCAACAGGTGGCTTAAGAGGCCAAGACTCAATGGAAACCCTAAGGTTTCTAAGGTTTTTGTGCACAAAGATGCATCTGATCCAAGCTTG gTGGTGAAAGATGGGTATCAATGGAGGAAGTATGGCCAAAAGGTCACAAGAGACAATCCTTCTCCAAGAGCTTACTTCAAGTGTTCCTCTGCACCAAATTGTCCAGTAAAAAAGAag GTGCAAAGAAGTTTGGAAGATCCAGCAATTTTGGTGGCCACTTACGAAGGAGAACACAACCATGCCAGCCATTTTCAAACTGAGCTTTCTTTAAGGTCCATCAATGGCGGGAAAGGCAGCGCAGTCCCGGTCTTAGCCACGATCAAGCCGTCGTGCGCCACCGTGACCCTCGACTTGATTCATGAAGATGGGCTGTTTAAGAGTCCTAAGGATTACGCGTCGTCGGAGTTGGCGGTGTCGACGGAGGCAGCGGTTTGGCAGGAGTTTTTAGTACAACAAATGGCTTCTTCTTTGAAGAAGGATCCTGAATTTGCTGGGATTGTTGCTGGTGCCATTTCCGACAAGGTTTTGGGAAACCAAACAAACTGA